Part of the Jatrophihabitans sp. GAS493 genome, CCGCCACCGAAGTCGATGGGGGTGCTCGATTCGCCGGGGAGAACGGGTAAGGCACTCTCGACTTCAGCGGCCAGTTCCATCTGGCGCACCGAATCCACTGAGAGGACAGCGAGATTCCACTCATCAGCCAGGTCGCGCTCCATGGCCTCCAGAACCACGTCAACCCGGCGCCTGAGTTCGGCCATTGTTTCAGCGACGCTCATGATCTGCTGCGAATTGTCCGATGAGGGCGGTGATTCCTGTGGCATTGATGGTGCTCCTCGATCCTGCCCGCACTAGATGGACGATACGGCGATTGTATCGCCAGCGATGATCGAGTTGATTCTGCCTCGATTCGTGCTCTGGGCCGAGGAGTTCGGAGATCCGCCGGATGCAGTCCTCCTTCCGGGTGAGGATTGGCCGGTACAGGCGACAACGTCAGAGCGTCGCCGCGCCTACACAACGGCTCGACATTGCGCTCGCAGGGCCCTGGGCAGGCTCGGGCTTCCGCCGCAGGCGATTCCCAAGAACCTTGACGGAACTCCGCGCTGGCCCAGCGCCGTCGTCGGGAGCTTGACGCACTGCGTCGGCTACCGAGCGGCAGCAGTCAGTACCACGTCGTTGGTGGCTGCGCTCGGTATCGACGCTGAACCGAACATTGCGCTGCGTGCGGGCACCCTCACCGCGGTTGCCGACAGACCCGAACTCGCGAACCTGGACTCGCTCAGCTCGGACGGCATTCACCCGGATCGGCTGCTGATCTGCGCGAAGGAATCGGCCTACAAAGCCTGGTTCTCGATGACCCGAAGCTACCGGCCGTTCCCCGACGTAGTCATTGAGTTCGCCCCGGGACAGCGCACATTCACAGCCCAGGTGCGCCACTGTCGGCAGTCGGAGGGCGGCGCTTGCCCAACCGAAATGACCGGTAGCTGGACTGCGAGCGAGGGCCTCCTGCTCACCGCCGTGGTCGCACCACGCGCGAAAGCGCTACCGCCCCCACGCGAGCGGAATGGGGTCGTAGCCATCGACGATGTGTCCGGTCCGTTTGACGAGTTCGCTTCGCTGCACCGACAGGCGTAGTCCTGGCAATCGGCGCACGAGCCGAGGAAGCAGAAGCTCCAGCTGAAGCCTCCCGAGCTGTTCACCGACGCAGAAGTGCGGACCCCAGCCGAAGGAGAGATGCCGCGAGGGGGGACGGGCCAGGCTGAAGGTGTCGGGGTTTTCGTATCGAACTGGATCGCGGTTTGCCGGACCTATCATCGGCACCACCGGAGTTCCGGCCGCAATGGTCACTCCAGCCAGTTCGACATCCTCCATCGGCGCCCGGGCAAAGCTCATGAGGCCGGTCGGGTGAAGTCTGAGTAGCTCATCTACGACGGCCGCGACGCGCTCCGGTTCGGCGCGCACCGTCGTGCGCGCTTCGGCGCTCTCGAGAAGCCCGATCAGGCTGGCACCGATCGCTACGAACGGATTCTCGATACCCCCGACGACATAGGGCAAAACGTTGTGCGCGATCAATCGCCGCGTGGCACGATCGTCGCCCAGTTGCTGAAGCATTCGGGGTATCAGCCCGTCGCCGTTCTGTCCGGCCGCCCCGCCGGCAGCGGCTCGCAGGCAGACCATCGTCAGAGTGCGCACGGCGTGCTCCAGCTCCTCGGCTTCTGCGCCCTCA contains:
- a CDS encoding 4'-phosphopantetheinyl transferase codes for the protein MIELILPRFVLWAEEFGDPPDAVLLPGEDWPVQATTSERRRAYTTARHCARRALGRLGLPPQAIPKNLDGTPRWPSAVVGSLTHCVGYRAAAVSTTSLVAALGIDAEPNIALRAGTLTAVADRPELANLDSLSSDGIHPDRLLICAKESAYKAWFSMTRSYRPFPDVVIEFAPGQRTFTAQVRHCRQSEGGACPTEMTGSWTASEGLLLTAVVAPRAKALPPPRERNGVVAIDDVSGPFDEFASLHRQA
- a CDS encoding cytochrome P450; translation: MTVEPFGELAVALSDSAVRAVFADPRFSRSATFTGGGTTLNAGMGQWGASGMDGPEHLAIRRGLSAGATAEVLVAKRQEFEDLADRLIATVCSGDGHFELNAAIAEPFAVQCLGIILGTDLGDPRRLRRAVDATVAIEGAEAEELEHAVRTLTMVCLRAAAGGAAGQNGDGLIPRMLQQLGDDRATRRLIAHNVLPYVVGGIENPFVAIGASLIGLLESAEARTTVRAEPERVAAVVDELLRLHPTGLMSFARAPMEDVELAGVTIAAGTPVVPMIGPANRDPVRYENPDTFSLARPPSRHLSFGWGPHFCVGEQLGRLQLELLLPRLVRRLPGLRLSVQRSELVKRTGHIVDGYDPIPLAWGR